The sequence GCAGGCGTGGCCTTACCCGCGGGCAACTGAAGCTTCACTACCGCAACAACCTTCTTCATTTTTCCCTCCTAGGCTCCCCCCAAGTTGGGGGTGCAAACGCCTCCTAAGCCTTGACCACCTGGGAAAAATCCAGCTCCACCGGGGTCTCGCGGCCAAAGATGGTCACCATGACCTTGACCTTCCCCTTTTCCGGGTTGATCTCGGTCACGGTGCCAGTAAAGTCCGCAAAGGGGCCGGAAACCACCCGCACCTGATCCCCTTCCCGGAAGGCCACCTGGGCCTTGGGGGCCTCCTTTTTGCCCAAAAGCCCCGACACCTCCAGGATGTGCCGCACCTCGTCCGGGGAAAGGGGGACCGGCCTGTGGCCTGCGCCCACAAAACCCGTGATCCCCGGGGTGCCCCGCACCACCTCCCAGGCCTCGTTGGGCTCCTCCTCGTCCCCCAGGTCCATCTGCACGAACAGGTACCCAGGAAAGAGCTTTTTCTTGACGATCTCCTTTTTACCCCCCTCGCGGAGCTCCACCACCTCCTCCG is a genomic window of Thermus albus containing:
- the nusG gene encoding transcription termination/antitermination protein NusG, which codes for MSIEWYAVHTYVGQEEKAKANLEKRVKAFRMEDKIFQVLIPTEEVVELREGGKKEIVKKKLFPGYLFVQMDLGDEEEPNEAWEVVRGTPGITGFVGAGHRPVPLSPDEVRHILEVSGLLGKKEAPKAQVAFREGDQVRVVSGPFADFTGTVTEINPEKGKVKVMVTIFGRETPVELDFSQVVKA